GGAGAACGTTCACTCACGTGTCGGGGCGATTGCGCCGCCGGTTCCGGTTCGTGAGCTCGGTCAGGAGCATGCGGGCGACGAACGCGGCATTGCGGGCGTACCGGGTAAAGAGCCGGCGCGGCTCGCGCGCGAGCCGGTACATCCACTCCAGCCCCGTCCGCTGCATCCACCGCGGCGCGCGGCGAATTCGACCGGCCGCGAAGTCCAGGGCGGCACCGATGTTCACGCAGACAGCCCCGCTGAGGGCGGAACTGTTCTGGTGGGTCCAGAGTTCGCCCTTGGGTTGGCTGAACGAGACGAACACGAGGTGCGGGCGCGCGCCCCGGACCCGGTCCAACAGTTCGCCCTCCTCCCGCGCGGTCAGGGGGCGGTACGGGGGCGACTCGGTGCCGACCACCTGGAGCCCGGGGAACCGGGCCGATAGGTTCTCGGCCGCGGCCGCGCCGACCCCGGGCGGCCCCCCCAGGAAGAACACCCGGTACCCCTTTTGCGCGGCCCGCGCGCACAGCGCCGGGAACAGGTCGGCCCCGGTCACCCGCTCAGGGAGCCGGGGGCCGCGGACGCGCGAGGCCCACACCAGGGGCATCCCGTCCGCGACCACGAAGGCCGCCCCGTCCACCGCCGCGCGCACGGCGGGGTCTTCGGACACCAGCATCGCGGTGTGCAGGTTGACCGTCATGAAGTACCGCGCGCCTCCGGCCCCGATCAGGCGCTCGACCTCATCGACCGTCCGCGAAAGGGTCCAGGGGACGAACGGCACTCCCCACACCCAAACCGGGACCTGCGCGGGCAACGGATCCGAGACAGTCATAGGCCTTACCCAGCGAGGGGTTTGTAAAGAGAGCCGCGACCGGGTGCGCATCAACCCGCTTCCAACACCATAAAGCACCAACCCCAATCCCGCGAACCGGAGGGCCCGATAAAAGTAATTTTGATCGAGGTAGTGCCAGGAAATCGTTTCAAGGACGAGGCCGGTCGACCCGATTCCTGCCCCCAACAACCCGATCTTCCCCGGGCGCGAGATGCCCTCGGTTCGCACGATCCGAACGGTCACCAGCACCAAGAGGGGAACAATCACACTGGCAATCACCACGAGTTGGAGCGGGCGCCGATTCCGCACGGCCTCATCCCCGCCCAAGGTCCGGAGTTCCTCCCGGAGCCAGCCCGTGAGCGCAAAGCGCAGGGGGTGAGCCGTCTCCAGAGCGAACCCGAGGCACAAGATCGCGACCACGAGCCACCCCTCGCGGGCGGAGCAACGCTTGTCCAACGACAGACGGAACGCGCCCAGACTCGCAGCGACCCAAGCCGCGACAATGATCCATCGCAGGGCCGATCCGTGCGCTCGGGTAAAGGCTTCGATCGCGTCCATGACGGAGGTCCATTCCGGGTGCAAATGCCCATCTGAGAGCGTCGGGGCAGGTTCGTGAGGGCCGGGTTGACAGGGACCGGTTGCGGGGGTTCGATCACGGCCGCGCCGGTTCCGTTGTGTGCCGCAGAACCCGTACCGGCACGCCGATGGTCGCCCCGGCGGGACGTCGGTGAGGGGCACCGCGTTCGCCCCGATCTTGACCCCGGCCCCGGCGCCCCGTGCCCGCCGAGCGCCGGCCCGCCCAACCGCGAATTCAGGCCCTCATCGCCGACGGCTACCGGCGCCCGTAAACCAGACTACCATACACGAATCGTGAACCAGTACGGGACCAGTGCATGAACGTTCCCCTGCCGAAGTACGTCGAGCGCGGCCCGATCCACGACGTCGCGTGGATCCCGCTGAAGTTCTTCACGGACCCGCGCGGGTGGCTCGTCGAACTGTTCCGCAACGACCTCGTGCCGCCCCAATTCCACCCGGTCATGGCCTACGTGTCGATGACCAAGCCGGGCGTCGCGCGCGGGCCGCACGAGCACATCGATCAGGCCGATTACTTCTGTTTCACCGGGCCGTCCGCGTTCCGGGTGTACCTGTGGGACGCGCGCACGGGTTCGCCCACGTTCGGTGCGAAGGAGGTGCGCGAAGTGGGCGAGAACGCTCCGTTCGCGCTCATCGTGCCCCCCGGGGTGGTCCACGCCTACAAGAACGTCGGCGACAAGGACGGGTGGGTGTTCAACGGCGCGAACCGACTCTACGCCGGGTGGCTTAAACAGGAACCCGTCGACGAGATCCGCCACGAGAAAGACCCGAACAGCCCGTACCAACTGGATTGAGGTACGGTGGGTCGTTTGTTGACCGCGTTCGCTGTGATCGGGAACAGGGGTCAGGTCTTGTCGTGCGGTTGATCCCGCGCCGTGCGGACCCAGTCCCGCTGCGGCTTGACGAGGAATCTTAGGTAGAGTGGGATCTTCCGCGCCGCGTAGAGCGGGACGCGGAGCAAAGACTTCGCGGGCAGTACGCCCCGGCCGTATCTCCACCACACTGTGGCCAGGGCCACGCCCGCGAAGAGCCCGGCGCCACCGAGCGCCGCCACCGGCGCCCATGGCCCCCCGAGGGCGGCCCAGATTCCCAGGATCGCGAGCACCGCACCGACCGTGAGCACCAGCGCCGAGAGCGGCGGTACCCCGACGTCCAAGGCGAGCGCCACGAGACCCAACCGACGGCGGAACACCGCCGTCGCCAGGAGTTGTGGGATGCCGGCGAGCATCACCCGGAGGTGCCCGTGCTCCCACCGCCGCCGTTGCACTCCCGCGGCCCGGTCGTCGATGGGGAACTCTCCGCGGACCTCGGCATCGGGCGCGAACACCGGCGCCAGACCGAGTAGTGCCAGATCGACGGTCAGTCCGAGATCCTCAACAATGTGACCGTGGGCGAGCGGCGCGCCCTTGAACACGTCCCACGGGAACGCCATGCCGGTGCCCATCAGCAGGCACCCCTGACCGAGGCGGCGGAGCCCGAGCGGTCGGGCGAAATTCTTTACCAGGAAGGCGAACGCGGCGACCTGTCGGTTCGGGCCGGCTTGTGGGGGAGCGACCATCAGGTAGCTCCCCTGAACCGGCCGCCGGCGGGCGCGCGCTTCGGCCACGAGTCGGTGAAGAGTTTGGTCGCCCGCGGTGCAGTCCGCGTCGATGACGACGACGACCTCTGGGGGATCAGCGCTCAAGGCGTCGCGGCCGAAGGCCAGCGCGTACCCCTTACCCCGGCGCGTCGGGTCGGTTCGCTCCGCCACCTCGACCCCGTGCGCGCGGGCGATCGCGGCGGTCCCGTCGGTGCAGTTGTCGGCCACGACGACGACCCGGTCACCGGGTCGGAGTTGGGCGCTGATGTCCAGCAGCGTGCGGGCGATCACCAGTTCCTCGTTGTGGGCGGGGATGAGGACCGCGCACCGCGGACGGGCGGATGCGTCCGGTAGCGGGGCGGGGCGCACCCGGCGGACGGCCGCGAAGCACTCAACGGCCAGCACGATCAGCGGGACCGCGAGGACGACGACGACGACCCAGGCGACCGGTTCGAGCCAGCCCATTATTTCCCCCCAGCGGTCGCAACCACACTATCGGGACGCGCGGCCGGGGTTCGGCCGCTTGTCTCCGTGAACAGTTCGACCAACTTTGAGGCCTCCCGCCGGATGTCGTGGGCGGCGCGAACGGCCTCGACGCCGGCTCGTCCCATGTCTTCCAAACGGGCCGTTCCGGTCCGCAATCCTTCCGCCAGCGCTTCGGCCAGGGCGACGGGATCGCCGGCCGGAACGAGCCAACCGTTTGCCCCGTTCCGAACCAGTTCCGGGATGCCCGCGACGTAGGTGGTCACCACCGGTCGGCCGAGGGCCAGGGCTTCCATCAAAACCACCGGGAGCCCCTCGGCGAAACTCGGCAGCACGACCAACCGAGCGGCCACCATCTCCGCCCGCACCGCGTCGTTGCTGAGCCACCCGGTGATGCGCACCCGGTCACCCAGGCCGTGGGCCGCGATCGCCGACTCGATCTGGGGGCGCATCGGGCCGTCGCCGGCCAGCACCAACTGAAAATCGACACCGCTCTTAGCGAGGCGGGCCGCGGCATCGACCAGCACCAATTGCCCCTTCTGTTCGGCCAGTCGGCCGACACACACGAGCCGCGGCTCGGCGGTCGGCGGGATCGGCCCCCCGTCCAGAAACGCGGCGTCGACCCCGCAGCGGACGACCCGCACCCGGGGCCAGTCGTTCGGGCGGCACCAGCGAAAGAGCTGGCTCCGTCCGAACGAACTGACCGCGACTACGAACGCCGCCCGCGCGATCTTGTCCCCCAGAGACAGTGCTTCGGGCCGGTCGAACTCTTCGGGTCCGTGGACGGTGAAGCTGAACGGCGGGCCGCCCAGCACGCGGGCGAGAACGGCAACGTCTGTCGGGTTGGTGCCGAAGTGCGCGTGCAGGTGTTCCGCGCCCCCCCGGCGGAGCCACCGAACCAGTAGACACGCCTCCGCGAGGTAAACAGCCGCCCGGAGGCGGCGCCCGGAGCGCCGGCCCAAGCGCCAGGCGAGCACCGCCGCCCGGACCCACCGGACCGGCCGCGTACCGGCGGTCCACGCGCACGCTGCGGCTAACCCCAAGAGCCCTCGGTCGAGGAGCACCTGTGTTTGCCACTGCTCCTCCTGGTCCCCCTTGTCGACCAGAGTGACCGAGGGGCGGCGGATGGAGACCCGGAGCACCCGCAAGCCGTCTTCTTCCGCGGCCCGTATCTCCCGCCGGATGAAGCTGTGACTGACGTGAGGGTACTGGTTGACAAGGTAGGCGACACAGAGCGGACCCGCGGTCATTTGGGCTCCCTTATACTCGATCAGCGTTTGGGGGCGCCCCAGCACCCGGTCGCGGTAGTACCGTGCCTGTCCGAGCGCGAGTGGAAATTTGCCGAGCGCGCAGAAGACGGCGTAGAGCCGTGCGGCGGGCGGCGCGTCCCCGCGCCGCCGACGCCCGCGGTAGACGCGCGCCCCCAGAACGACGTACCCGAGGGCGAGGAGACCGGCGGCGGGGAAGAAGGGTGCTACACTGAGCACGACCAGTGGTAGGAGCAGGCCCCAGAACCAGTTACTTCGGAACTCACGAACCCACATGCGGTCTGGATTGGAGCCGTGGAGTCGGGACACCTCGGCGTAGGCGTACCCGGCCCGGACCGTCCGCCGCCACCACTGCCCGAACCGGGTCATGGCGGCGTCGTGGGTGGTCATCTCCGCACCCAGACGGACCACCCTCCAGCCCGCGCCCCGCAGTCGGGCGCACAACTCCGGCTCCTCGCCGGCGATCAGCGCACCGCGGAACCCGCCGACCTGCCGGAGCGGGGCAACCCGCATCAGCGCGTCCCCGCCGCAGGCGGACGCCTCTCCGACCGGCGTGTCCCACTCCACGTCGCACAGGCGGTTGTATATCGAGCGGTCGGGGAACCGTTCGCGGCGCCGGCCGCACACCACGGCCGCGTCCGGCCGCTTGTCCAGTTCCCGCTGCGCGGTCTCGATCCAGTCCGCTGCTACCTCGCAGTCGCCGTCCACGAATTGGACGCTCTCCACTTCCGGGTGTGTCTCCGTAAGGCGGGCAAGACCCGCGTTCCGCGCGCGGGCCGCGGTGAACGCGACGGACGTGTCGAGGAGTACGACGTCCGCGCCCAGCACGCGCGCGGCGTCGACGCTGCCGTCGACCGAGCCGGAATCCACGTACACGACCGCCCCGGCCGTCCCGAGCACGGACTTGATACAGCGGACGAGGCGCTCCCCCTCGTTCCGCCCGATGATCACGACGCCAAGTTTGACCATAAATGAAGACCGACTGATTCAACGCCCTCGCGCCCCACTCAGGCGCGGACGGGGCTCGGGCAAGGTCACACCGCAGGGTCCGGGGCGCCGGTCATCAGGGCGCCGCTCTGTTGGAGTTCGGTGGTGCCCGCCGGCACCCGGTCGGTGCGCACCACTCGGGCCGGGATCCCGACCGCCACGGCGCTCGGGGGGACATCGGTGAGAACCACTGCGTTCGCCCCAATGACGCTGTCGCAACCCACCCGCACGCCCCCGAGCACACAAACGCCGCACCCGATATCGACCCGGTCCTCGATTACCGGGATGTCCAAGTTCTCGCCGCGCCGCGCGACCCCGAAGGTGGTGTTGTGCCGAATATGGACGTCATCACCGATCGATCGCGCGTGGAGGATCATCCCGCTATGGTGCCAGATCCGGACCCGCCGCCCGAGCTTGGTGGTGTACGGCAGCGTGATCCCGCAGGTCCACTCGACCCACTTGAACAGGAAACGGTAGGCGAGCGTGAACGGGGGACGAAACGGCCGCGGAACCCCCATCCGCCAGTTCCCGAACCGATGAACGGCAACGGCCCAGAACCCTTGCTCGAACAGGTTGCGATCGTGAGTGCGGAAATCCTCGGCGAGCAGGCCGAGAAAACCAATACCGGTCGGGTTCTCGTTTTTGTTTCCGTGCGGCAGGGCCGGGCTCGGAGGCGACGGTGTCGGGGGCAAAGTGTCCTCCTCGCGACTCAGACGGGTAAGAAGTTGAACCGGATAAAGTCCCCGACGAAGTAAGCGGGTGTCAGATCGGGCTTGCTTTGGACGCTCGCGCGAAGGCGCCGTAGCGCGAAGCCCATCAGCCACGCCGCGCTCGCCATCCCCGCGTACAGAAGGCCGTAGTTCTTGCGGAAGTAACGGGACCGGGCGTCGAACCAGTACCGCGGGACACGTTTCGGGGGATCCTTCGGGTTCGTGACCCCGGAGCTCTGGCCGACCAAGTGGACGACCCGACTCGCCGGTACGTACCAGCACCGCCAGCCCGCCCGCCGCGCCCGGAGGCAGAAATCGGTCTCCTCGTAGTAGAGGAAATACCCCTCGTCCAACAACCCGACCGCGGCAAACACGTCCCGCCGGACGATCGCGCTGGCACCAGCGACCCAGTCCGTGGGATGGTTCTCGTCCCGGGTCGGAGGGGCCACGAGACGGGAGCTCAACAGGCGGGAGATGGGGCCGATTTGTGCCCCCGCTTCGAATTCGCTCGCGACGGTGTGGAACCGGAACGCGGACCGCTGGGGGGTTCCGTCCGGCTCCTCGAGCCGGCTCCCGGCGATCCCGACCGTCGGGTGCGCGTCCATGAAATCGACGAGCGCCCGAACCGCGCCCGGGCGGACGACCGTATCGGGGTTGAGAAGCAAGAAATAATCCGCGGGGCGGGCGGTTGTGAGCAGGGGCCGCAGGGCCGCGTTGTTTCCGGCCGCGAACCCGCGATTTTCGAGAAGGGGGAGCACCTCGACCCAGCCCCCCCAGCCCTCGTCGCGCACGGTAGCCGCCAAGCGTTCGGCGGACCCGTCCCCCGACCCGCCGTCGACAACGACGACGCGGCAGTCGGCGAGAGTTTTGACCTCGGGGGCCAGCGAGCGGAGACAATCTACGGTCAGTCCGGCGGTCCTGTAGTTGACAATGATGATTCGCACCGCGCTCATACGCCCCACCCGATTCGGGGCAAGTCGTACCGTACCGTCCGTCGCAAGTGTTGTTGCATCTTGGATTTTATGTTTGGACTAATAGCGAACCGGTCGATCCGGTTCTGGATCTCACTACACCGGGTTCTTACCCGGGAGCCCGGTGTCTGGTACGCGGCTCGTCTCTTGCGAAAGACTCTTCGGAATCTCGCTCCGAAAGGAACGCTCCCGAAGAGCGGAACCCAGAAAGAATATCACGAAAACCCACGGTGTCACGAACTCAATAAA
The Gemmata palustris DNA segment above includes these coding regions:
- a CDS encoding WecB/TagA/CpsF family glycosyltransferase, with protein sequence MDAIEAFTRAHGSALRWIIVAAWVAASLGAFRLSLDKRCSAREGWLVVAILCLGFALETAHPLRFALTGWLREELRTLGGDEAVRNRRPLQLVVIASVIVPLLVLVTVRIVRTEGISRPGKIGLLGAGIGSTGLVLETISWHYLDQNYFYRALRFAGLGLVLYGVGSGLMRTRSRLSLQTPRWVRPMTVSDPLPAQVPVWVWGVPFVPWTLSRTVDEVERLIGAGGARYFMTVNLHTAMLVSEDPAVRAAVDGAAFVVADGMPLVWASRVRGPRLPERVTGADLFPALCARAAQKGYRVFFLGGPPGVGAAAAENLSARFPGLQVVGTESPPYRPLTAREEGELLDRVRGARPHLVFVSFSQPKGELWTHQNSSALSGAVCVNIGAALDFAAGRIRRAPRWMQRTGLEWMYRLAREPRRLFTRYARNAAFVARMLLTELTNRNRRRNRPDT
- a CDS encoding dTDP-4-dehydrorhamnose 3,5-epimerase family protein; the protein is MNVPLPKYVERGPIHDVAWIPLKFFTDPRGWLVELFRNDLVPPQFHPVMAYVSMTKPGVARGPHEHIDQADYFCFTGPSAFRVYLWDARTGSPTFGAKEVREVGENAPFALIVPPGVVHAYKNVGDKDGWVFNGANRLYAGWLKQEPVDEIRHEKDPNSPYQLD
- a CDS encoding glycosyltransferase family 2 protein, which codes for MGWLEPVAWVVVVVLAVPLIVLAVECFAAVRRVRPAPLPDASARPRCAVLIPAHNEELVIARTLLDISAQLRPGDRVVVVADNCTDGTAAIARAHGVEVAERTDPTRRGKGYALAFGRDALSADPPEVVVVIDADCTAGDQTLHRLVAEARARRRPVQGSYLMVAPPQAGPNRQVAAFAFLVKNFARPLGLRRLGQGCLLMGTGMAFPWDVFKGAPLAHGHIVEDLGLTVDLALLGLAPVFAPDAEVRGEFPIDDRAAGVQRRRWEHGHLRVMLAGIPQLLATAVFRRRLGLVALALDVGVPPLSALVLTVGAVLAILGIWAALGGPWAPVAALGGAGLFAGVALATVWWRYGRGVLPAKSLLRVPLYAARKIPLYLRFLVKPQRDWVRTARDQPHDKT
- a CDS encoding glycosyltransferase family 4 protein, with product MTAGPLCVAYLVNQYPHVSHSFIRREIRAAEEDGLRVLRVSIRRPSVTLVDKGDQEEQWQTQVLLDRGLLGLAAACAWTAGTRPVRWVRAAVLAWRLGRRSGRRLRAAVYLAEACLLVRWLRRGGAEHLHAHFGTNPTDVAVLARVLGGPPFSFTVHGPEEFDRPEALSLGDKIARAAFVVAVSSFGRSQLFRWCRPNDWPRVRVVRCGVDAAFLDGGPIPPTAEPRLVCVGRLAEQKGQLVLVDAAARLAKSGVDFQLVLAGDGPMRPQIESAIAAHGLGDRVRITGWLSNDAVRAEMVAARLVVLPSFAEGLPVVLMEALALGRPVVTTYVAGIPELVRNGANGWLVPAGDPVALAEALAEGLRTGTARLEDMGRAGVEAVRAAHDIRREASKLVELFTETSGRTPAARPDSVVATAGGK
- a CDS encoding serine O-acetyltransferase; this translates as MPPTPSPPSPALPHGNKNENPTGIGFLGLLAEDFRTHDRNLFEQGFWAVAVHRFGNWRMGVPRPFRPPFTLAYRFLFKWVEWTCGITLPYTTKLGRRVRIWHHSGMILHARSIGDDVHIRHNTTFGVARRGENLDIPVIEDRVDIGCGVCVLGGVRVGCDSVIGANAVVLTDVPPSAVAVGIPARVVRTDRVPAGTTELQQSGALMTGAPDPAV
- a CDS encoding glycosyltransferase family 2 protein, producing the protein MSAVRIIIVNYRTAGLTVDCLRSLAPEVKTLADCRVVVVDGGSGDGSAERLAATVRDEGWGGWVEVLPLLENRGFAAGNNAALRPLLTTARPADYFLLLNPDTVVRPGAVRALVDFMDAHPTVGIAGSRLEEPDGTPQRSAFRFHTVASEFEAGAQIGPISRLLSSRLVAPPTRDENHPTDWVAGASAIVRRDVFAAVGLLDEGYFLYYEETDFCLRARRAGWRCWYVPASRVVHLVGQSSGVTNPKDPPKRVPRYWFDARSRYFRKNYGLLYAGMASAAWLMGFALRRLRASVQSKPDLTPAYFVGDFIRFNFLPV